The Benincasa hispida cultivar B227 chromosome 9, ASM972705v1, whole genome shotgun sequence genome has a segment encoding these proteins:
- the LOC120084503 gene encoding uncharacterized protein LOC120084503 has translation MARQFKISPQDRFPSQTISLPSHIGTTNKIVKKKTINKIVKEKLTLTQLALFEKMVFGRFVNMDIIFNSPLVHYILLTEVVDDRKNIMTFDLNGTVVTFFKEDFPLVTGLWRSSDPIFVRRGDIIIGALETMYKEMEFEKDMDVVKMTLICCTELGMIGREKMRANVDKILLIDVEDLDYFNSWENVLWERTLLGLQ, from the exons ATGGCTAGACAATTCAAGATTTCTCCCCAGGATCGTTTCCCAAGCCAAACGATCAGTCTACCCTCTCACATTGGAACGACTAACAAGATTGTGAAAAAGAAGACGATTAACAAGATTGTGAAAGAGAAGCTTACTCTCACTCAACTTGCCCTCTTTGAGAAGATGGTATTTGGGCGATTCGTGAACATGGACATAATCTTCAACAGTCCATTGGTCCACTACATTCTATTAACCGAGGTTGTAGatgatagaaaaaatataatgaCCTTCGATTTAAATGGCACAGTTGTAACATTCTTCAAAGAAGACTTCCCGTTGGTGACGGGATTGTGGCGGTCATCTGATCCAATATTTGTAAGGAGAG GGGACATTATCATTGGTGCCTTAGAGACAATGTACAAGGAGATGGAGTTTGAGAAAGACATGGATGTTGTGAAGATGACATTGATCTGTTGCACTGAATTGGGTATGATAGGGAGGGAGAAGATGAGGGCCAATGTCGACAAGATCTTATTAATTGATGTGGAGGATTTAGATTACTTTAATTCCTGGGAAAACGTGCTATGGGAGAGGACGTTACTTGGACTACAATGA
- the LOC120086284 gene encoding uncharacterized protein LOC120086284 isoform X2 produces the protein MAHQPYDPYYLYNQPDPTYSDRSNINTLFISGLPDDVKAREIHNLFRRRPGFDSCQLKYTGRGNQVVAFATFYNHQSAVTALHALNGVKFDPQSGSVLHIELARSNSRRKHKPGGGAYVVIDKRKKTDANSQETSSDDGGSEPDEPSKKAEQSGEALVTPANALSAPYEHHEKNDGGPCSTLFIANLGPNCNEDELKEVLCKISNKLARLWRSFREACYHHQTVAACI, from the exons ATGGCTCACCAGCCCTACGATCCTTACTATCTCTATAATCAACCGGACCCGACCTACAGTGACCGGAGCAACATCAACACGCTCTTCATCTCCGGTCTCCCTGACGACGTTAAGGCTCGCGAGATTCACAACCTCTTCCGCCGTAGGCCAGGATTCGACTCTTGCCAGCTCAAGTACACTGGACGTGGCAACCAG GTTGTGGCATTTGCCACCTTTTACAATCACCAATCAGCTGTGACAGCGCTACATGCATTAAAT GGCGTCAAATTTGATCCACAAAGTGGATCGGTTCTGCATATTGAACTCGCTAGGTCAAACTCTAGGAGAAAACATAAGCCAG GTGGTGGAGCATATGTTGTGatagataaaaggaaaaaaacagatGCCAATTCCCAGGAAACATCAAGTGATGATG GAGGCAGTGAACCGGATGAACCATCAAAAAAGGCCGAACAAAG TGGTGAGGCTTTGGTGACTCCTGCTAATGCTCTATCTGCTCCATAT GAGCATCAtgaaaagaatgatggaggacCATGCTCCACTTTGTTTATCGCAAATCTGGGTCCAAACTGCAATGAAGATGAACTGAAGGAAGTCTTGTGCAA GATATCGAACAAGCTAGCAAGGTTATGGAGGAGCTTCAGGGAAGCGTGCTACCATCATCAGACCGTGGCGGCATGCATATAG
- the LOC120086284 gene encoding protein WHI4 isoform X1: protein MAHQPYDPYYLYNQPDPTYSDRSNINTLFISGLPDDVKAREIHNLFRRRPGFDSCQLKYTGRGNQVVAFATFYNHQSAVTALHALNGVKFDPQSGSVLHIELARSNSRRKHKPGGGAYVVIDKRKKTDANSQETSSDDGGSEPDEPSKKAEQSGEALVTPANALSAPYEHHEKNDGGPCSTLFIANLGPNCNEDELKEVLCKYPGFNVLKLRAKSGMPVAFADFEDIEQASKVMEELQGSVLPSSDRGGMHIEYARSKMRKS, encoded by the exons ATGGCTCACCAGCCCTACGATCCTTACTATCTCTATAATCAACCGGACCCGACCTACAGTGACCGGAGCAACATCAACACGCTCTTCATCTCCGGTCTCCCTGACGACGTTAAGGCTCGCGAGATTCACAACCTCTTCCGCCGTAGGCCAGGATTCGACTCTTGCCAGCTCAAGTACACTGGACGTGGCAACCAG GTTGTGGCATTTGCCACCTTTTACAATCACCAATCAGCTGTGACAGCGCTACATGCATTAAAT GGCGTCAAATTTGATCCACAAAGTGGATCGGTTCTGCATATTGAACTCGCTAGGTCAAACTCTAGGAGAAAACATAAGCCAG GTGGTGGAGCATATGTTGTGatagataaaaggaaaaaaacagatGCCAATTCCCAGGAAACATCAAGTGATGATG GAGGCAGTGAACCGGATGAACCATCAAAAAAGGCCGAACAAAG TGGTGAGGCTTTGGTGACTCCTGCTAATGCTCTATCTGCTCCATAT GAGCATCAtgaaaagaatgatggaggacCATGCTCCACTTTGTTTATCGCAAATCTGGGTCCAAACTGCAATGAAGATGAACTGAAGGAAGTCTTGTGCAA ATATCCTGGATTTAACGTTCTCAAATTGCGTGCCAAAAGTGGAATGCCGGTTGCATTTGCTGATTTTGAG GATATCGAACAAGCTAGCAAGGTTATGGAGGAGCTTCAGGGAAGCGTGCTACCATCATCAGACCGTGGCGGCATGCATATAGA GTATGCTCGGTCTAAAATGAGGAAGTCTTAG